The following are encoded together in the Cyanobacterium aponinum PCC 10605 genome:
- a CDS encoding aromatic ring-hydroxylating dioxygenase subunit alpha, with translation MSSEFNFFQNWYPIFPLEDLEINKPQSFTLLGQRLVIWKGEKQKKFQVFLDLCPHRLAPLSEGRIDEETGNLMCSYHGWQFNEKGICTCIPQAENQELVVKNQHNFAVKVFPTREENDLLWVWADANTPDLAEKKPLPLSPQIDKERGFVWSSMVRDLEYDWQTFIENVADPSHVPFAHHGLQGNRKQAQPIAIEIVKSSVNLIEAKVSRLFTTTITFEPPSRLEYAIGFGDKGQQLGLITYCIPIEPGKCRIVAQFARNFAYSLHKITPRWWEHIKTRNAVLDGDMILLHQQERFLQQKLAGENWKNSYKMPTKADRLVIEFRRWFDIYCEGKLPWEKVGFSNFENLKISDNRQQILDRYSQHTKYCKSCRNALKTNYILQIVSIIYFILSLSITAILPDTYRISWGIYLIITGLISVGFFSWLKFWFEPQFYFVDYIHADRK, from the coding sequence ATGTCATCAGAATTTAATTTTTTTCAAAATTGGTATCCTATTTTTCCGTTAGAAGACTTAGAAATAAATAAACCTCAATCTTTCACTTTATTAGGACAACGCCTAGTTATTTGGAAAGGAGAAAAACAAAAAAAATTTCAGGTATTTTTAGATTTATGCCCCCATCGTTTAGCCCCTTTAAGTGAAGGACGTATTGATGAGGAAACAGGAAATTTAATGTGTAGTTATCATGGTTGGCAATTTAATGAAAAAGGAATTTGCACTTGTATCCCTCAAGCCGAAAATCAGGAATTAGTTGTCAAAAATCAACATAATTTTGCTGTTAAAGTTTTCCCTACCCGTGAGGAAAATGATTTACTTTGGGTTTGGGCTGATGCCAATACCCCCGATTTAGCAGAAAAAAAACCTCTACCTCTCTCACCGCAGATAGATAAAGAGCGAGGTTTTGTGTGGTCTTCTATGGTAAGAGATTTAGAATATGATTGGCAAACTTTCATTGAAAATGTCGCAGACCCTAGTCATGTACCTTTTGCACATCACGGACTACAAGGTAATCGAAAACAGGCTCAACCGATTGCGATCGAAATTGTCAAATCTTCAGTAAATTTAATAGAAGCTAAAGTAAGCCGTCTATTTACGACTACGATTACTTTTGAACCTCCTTCCCGTTTAGAGTATGCCATTGGTTTTGGCGATAAAGGACAACAACTAGGACTGATAACCTATTGTATTCCCATAGAACCGGGAAAGTGCAGAATTGTTGCTCAATTTGCCCGTAATTTCGCCTATAGTCTTCATAAAATTACCCCTCGATGGTGGGAGCATATAAAAACTAGAAATGCTGTACTAGATGGCGATATGATTTTATTGCACCAACAGGAGCGTTTTTTACAACAAAAATTAGCAGGAGAAAATTGGAAAAATTCCTATAAAATGCCCACAAAAGCAGATCGTTTAGTTATTGAATTTCGTCGCTGGTTTGATATTTATTGTGAGGGAAAATTACCTTGGGAAAAAGTAGGATTTTCTAATTTTGAAAATTTAAAAATAAGTGATAATCGTCAACAAATTCTCGATCGCTATTCTCAGCATACTAAGTATTGTAAAAGTTGTCGTAATGCTTTAAAAACTAACTATATTTTACAAATAGTATCGATTATTTACTTTATTTTATCACTATCTATTACCGCTATTTTACCTGATACTTATAGGATTAGTTGGGGAATTTATTTAATTATTACCGGTTTAATTTCTGTAGGTTTTTTCAGTTGGTTAAAATTTTGGTTTGAGCCTCAATTTTATTTTGTTGACTATATCCATGCAGATAGAAAATAG
- a CDS encoding mechanosensitive ion channel family protein: MINKFLNTVIDAINDLIADTIKIIPGLIGGLIVIFLTRYIAHWTENFANKIAIKTIKSRSLQILFIKSIYITTWVVGVFLAAIMSFPGLSLGNVIGALGLGSVAIGFAFQDIFKNFLAGILLLLQEPFRIGDEVVVQDYQGFVEHIDIRTTTIRTYQGEKILIPNATIFTNSVQVRTGYDKRRTDLGVGVDYNTSLAQAQNLLFDVITSLDGVLKEPTPEIDLVNFGDSSIDFVVRYWTLPQQKTVRYIQTKAIIAIKKAFDKASITIPYPIRTLYYFDQDKYSDYIPNQ; this comes from the coding sequence ATGATTAATAAATTTCTTAATACCGTTATTGATGCTATCAACGATTTAATTGCAGATACTATTAAAATTATACCGGGGTTAATAGGTGGCTTAATCGTTATTTTTCTTACCCGCTATATTGCCCATTGGACAGAAAATTTTGCTAATAAAATAGCAATAAAAACCATTAAAAGTAGATCCTTACAAATTTTATTTATTAAATCAATTTATATAACTACATGGGTAGTCGGTGTTTTTCTTGCCGCAATTATGTCATTTCCCGGGCTAAGTTTAGGTAATGTAATTGGTGCGTTAGGATTAGGCTCGGTTGCTATTGGTTTTGCATTTCAGGACATTTTCAAAAACTTTTTAGCAGGTATATTATTATTACTACAAGAGCCATTTAGGATAGGAGATGAGGTTGTCGTACAAGACTATCAAGGTTTTGTGGAACATATAGACATTCGCACCACCACTATCCGTACTTATCAAGGGGAAAAAATATTGATTCCCAATGCCACTATATTTACAAATTCCGTTCAGGTTAGAACTGGTTACGATAAAAGAAGAACAGATTTAGGAGTGGGTGTGGACTATAATACTTCCTTAGCTCAAGCTCAAAACTTACTATTTGATGTGATAACCAGTCTTGATGGAGTTTTAAAAGAACCTACACCAGAAATTGATTTAGTAAACTTTGGTGATAGTTCCATTGATTTTGTTGTGCGTTATTGGACTTTACCCCAACAGAAAACAGTTAGGTATATTCAAACAAAAGCTATTATTGCCATTAAAAAAGCCTTTGATAAGGCTTCTATTACTATTCCCTATCCTATTAGAACTTTATACTATTTCGATCAAGATAAATATAGCGACTATATTCCCAACCAATAA
- a CDS encoding NAD(P)/FAD-dependent oxidoreductase, translating to MTQKIAVIGAGMAGLTVGKILSKKGFSVDIFDKGRGVGGRMSSRRTEWGYLDHGCQYFTVKDPLFKEFLQEYNSSITVWQGRFFSWIEGHFQEVAEEKSRYLPITSMNTLCKQMALNINICLQTRIVSLHQQEDKWILVDEQSNYYENYDWVIITAPPIQTWDLIKTHRNIIDLVSTETGETGIRGIASIESVQMYPCYSLMLVMAEEKDFGFDGLQLEHPILGWIGVNSSKPARGKQLSLIIQSNFHWAENYLASNQEVLQSDGDSRNLVAEILKKEVEKVLSHNFEGILYESLHLWRYALPKKPNTKKYYIDKSNQLAVCGDWCFQGKVESAFLSAYLLATEEF from the coding sequence ATGACACAAAAAATTGCTGTTATTGGGGCAGGAATGGCAGGATTAACAGTGGGTAAAATCCTATCGAAAAAAGGGTTTTCTGTTGATATTTTTGATAAAGGGCGTGGGGTTGGTGGTAGGATGTCTAGCAGAAGAACAGAATGGGGTTATTTAGATCACGGTTGTCAATATTTTACGGTGAAAGATCCTTTGTTTAAAGAGTTTTTGCAAGAATATAATTCTTCAATTACTGTATGGCAAGGGCGTTTTTTTTCTTGGATAGAAGGTCATTTTCAGGAAGTTGCTGAGGAAAAAAGTCGTTATTTGCCTATTACAAGTATGAATACTTTATGTAAACAGATGGCGTTAAACATCAATATTTGTTTACAAACTCGTATTGTTTCTTTACACCAACAGGAAGATAAATGGATTTTAGTTGACGAACAATCAAACTACTATGAAAATTATGATTGGGTAATCATCACTGCACCGCCAATACAAACATGGGATTTAATTAAGACTCATCGCAATATTATAGATTTAGTCTCGACGGAGACGGGGGAGACAGGGATTAGAGGAATCGCATCTATTGAATCAGTGCAAATGTATCCCTGCTATAGTTTAATGTTAGTTATGGCAGAGGAAAAAGATTTTGGTTTTGACGGTTTGCAATTAGAGCATCCGATTTTGGGTTGGATAGGGGTTAATAGTAGTAAACCTGCACGGGGAAAACAACTAAGTTTAATTATTCAATCTAATTTTCATTGGGCAGAAAATTATTTAGCTTCTAATCAAGAAGTATTACAGTCTGATGGAGATAGCCGTAATTTAGTGGCAGAAATATTGAAAAAAGAAGTAGAAAAAGTTTTATCTCACAATTTTGAGGGAATTTTATATGAATCCTTGCATTTATGGCGTTATGCCTTACCAAAGAAACCAAATACTAAAAAATACTATATAGATAAATCTAATCAATTAGCTGTTTGTGGGGATTGGTGTTTTCAGGGTAAAGTTGAATCAGCTTTTTTAAGTGCTTACTTGTTAGCGACAGAGGAATTTTAA
- a CDS encoding HD domain-containing phosphohydrolase, with the protein MHVDSTLNQLKNLLGEDKLPSSYGVYFKNTLVALCHALEDHILQHHYEEEKYKPLLFVTFQKGKWYLQEAERYRDLAIHSRHITIAAVADSGFADHPTSQLANVDLIHLAEDDCLVQEWNLVILAPDYAAMVLCRELSPEEYYQGSEPQIDTERKFYGLWTFDRTLVEKAFTILTQSTSHYNPSLTEKLNQERSHLKNIPASGAVDLSGVVNRIVSYLQMSQEELYTVNRQTRELRDLEGQALKLNRNLGASKLQAFLRMAQRVDQNDPYNPCASLQVSALAETLGQILDLPTLRLRRLRLAGLLFRIGLAEAPQEVFARKSQNPETAQFWKDRPILSSRLLSSMSELQPINEIVLHQLEYWDGSGSPDGLKGTQIPLEARILGLVSYFQELTQPRGDRPAYSLSTALEKCQSYSGTRFDPDLVESLKTVIRLTEMGLMQLPNRPTQLPPVWLEE; encoded by the coding sequence ATGCACGTAGATTCTACATTGAATCAGTTAAAGAATCTTCTTGGAGAAGACAAACTACCTTCTAGCTATGGTGTTTATTTTAAAAATACTTTAGTTGCCCTTTGTCATGCCCTAGAGGATCATATTCTACAACATCACTACGAGGAAGAAAAGTATAAACCCTTATTGTTTGTAACCTTCCAGAAAGGGAAATGGTACTTACAAGAAGCAGAGCGCTATCGAGATTTAGCTATTCATTCCCGTCATATTACCATAGCGGCAGTGGCAGACAGTGGTTTTGCTGACCATCCTACCAGTCAATTGGCAAATGTGGATTTAATTCATCTTGCAGAGGATGACTGTTTAGTACAAGAGTGGAATTTAGTTATTTTAGCTCCTGATTATGCGGCCATGGTGCTTTGTCGTGAGTTATCCCCTGAAGAATATTATCAAGGTAGTGAGCCTCAAATAGATACGGAAAGAAAATTTTATGGTTTATGGACTTTCGATCGCACCTTAGTAGAAAAGGCTTTTACCATCCTAACTCAAAGCACCTCCCATTATAACCCCAGTTTAACGGAAAAATTGAATCAAGAGCGATCGCACCTTAAAAATATTCCCGCCAGTGGTGCAGTGGATTTATCAGGGGTAGTAAATCGCATTGTTTCATACTTGCAAATGAGTCAAGAGGAACTATACACTGTTAATCGCCAAACAAGAGAATTAAGGGATTTAGAAGGACAAGCCCTCAAATTAAATCGCAATTTAGGAGCGAGTAAACTACAGGCATTTTTACGCATGGCACAAAGAGTCGATCAAAATGACCCTTATAACCCCTGTGCCAGTTTACAGGTATCAGCCCTTGCAGAAACCCTTGGACAAATTCTTGATTTACCAACTTTACGATTGAGAAGGTTAAGATTAGCAGGATTATTATTCCGTATCGGTTTAGCCGAAGCTCCCCAAGAGGTATTCGCCCGAAAAAGTCAAAATCCCGAAACAGCACAATTTTGGAAGGATAGACCAATTCTTAGTTCCCGTTTACTCTCATCTATGAGTGAATTACAACCAATTAACGAAATTGTATTACATCAGTTAGAATATTGGGATGGCAGTGGTAGCCCTGACGGTTTAAAAGGCACACAGATACCCCTAGAAGCTCGAATTTTAGGCTTAGTTAGTTATTTTCAAGAATTAACTCAACCAAGAGGCGATCGCCCTGCCTATAGTCTTTCTACTGCCTTAGAAAAGTGTCAAAGCTACAGTGGTACTCGTTTTGATCCTGATTTAGTGGAATCGTTAAAAACCGTTATTCGCCTTACAGAAATGGGTTTAATGCAATTACCAAATCGTCCTACCCAACTACCACCGGTTTGGTTAGAGGAATAG
- the petL gene encoding cytochrome b6-f complex subunit PetL: protein MSGIVAYAGFIIAFSVIALTLYYGLKAVKFL, encoded by the coding sequence ATGTCTGGAATTGTTGCTTACGCAGGATTTATCATCGCTTTTTCCGTTATTGCCTTAACTCTCTACTACGGATTAAAAGCAGTTAAATTTCTCTAA
- the urtE gene encoding urea ABC transporter ATP-binding subunit UrtE, which produces MLNLSNLNVYYGESHILRNVDLTINSGEMVCLIGRNGVGKTTLLKTIMGLLQSRTGNLIFKEQPLQKLTTDKRAKLGIGYVPQGREIIPRLTVKENLLLGLEALPNNTKVRKVIPAEIFDLFPVLKTMLNRMGGDLSGGQQQQLAIARALMGRPQLLLLDEPTEGIQPSIILEIETAVKKIIKETGISVLLVEQHLHFVRQADRYYAMQKGGIVASGKTRELSQRVIQEFLAV; this is translated from the coding sequence ATGTTAAATTTATCTAATTTGAATGTTTATTACGGTGAAAGTCATATTTTAAGGAATGTTGATTTAACTATTAATAGCGGAGAAATGGTTTGTCTAATTGGGAGAAATGGGGTAGGGAAAACAACACTATTAAAAACTATTATGGGATTATTACAATCTCGTACTGGAAATTTAATTTTTAAAGAGCAACCTTTACAGAAATTAACTACAGATAAAAGAGCAAAATTAGGGATTGGATATGTGCCTCAAGGGCGAGAAATTATCCCTCGTTTAACGGTGAAAGAAAATTTACTTTTAGGTTTAGAAGCCTTACCCAATAATACCAAAGTTAGAAAAGTTATTCCTGCTGAAATATTTGATTTATTTCCTGTTTTAAAAACAATGCTCAATCGTATGGGAGGAGACTTAAGTGGGGGACAACAACAGCAACTTGCGATCGCACGTGCTTTAATGGGAAGACCCCAATTATTGTTATTAGATGAGCCGACAGAAGGTATTCAACCATCTATTATCTTAGAAATAGAAACAGCAGTGAAAAAAATCATTAAAGAAACTGGTATTTCTGTACTTTTAGTTGAGCAACATTTACATTTTGTTCGTCAAGCAGACCGTTATTATGCTATGCAGAAAGGAGGAATAGTTGCATCAGGTAAAACAAGAGAATTAAGCCAAAGAGTAATCCAAGAATTTTTAGCAGTATAG